The proteins below come from a single Drosophila busckii strain San Diego stock center, stock number 13000-0081.31 chromosome X, ASM1175060v1, whole genome shotgun sequence genomic window:
- the LOC108606304 gene encoding fasciclin-2 isoform X5, producing MGQQRRVALAALYALLCSCLTIELSQAQQQPSLEIYPMQSVQRKPVGKPLILTCRPTVPDQALVTDLQWKDNTNNTILPKPSNYYPLYDSKGNRKNVTGRNQPPMYTETLPGESLALMISSLSSEMGGQYYCTASYANTELLQTSVTIKTYVAITWTNAPENQFPILGDDYVVKCEVKADPNPTIDWLRNGDPIRTDAKHVVQTHGLLIRNVSEEDDGIYTCRAAVIETGELLERTIRVEVYIRPVITMLPSTLEAVEGKPFAANCTAIGKPVPEISWIKDSAQLNVANADRFKVNALTGLLTVSNVVQEDYDTYTCIAKNAAGVVDQRTKLNVLVRPTVYELYNITGVTGKEVSIACRARGRPAPAISFRRWGTEQQYTPGVQLDDERITLTQYFNEERGESSGTLRIARSQRTDDGLYQCIATNKGDTAFKTGHIAVEFPPDFSHMKELPPVFSWDQRKANLSCLAMGIPNATIEWRWNGRIIKDLYDTNLKIEGTGPRSDLIVHPVTRQYFSAYKCIATNIHGSAEHDMQLKEARIPESVSAAVPRQVTATTIVFDIRGPPTELGLPILAYSVQFKEELNPDWSTALNRTWSPDSPYIVEGLRPQTRYSFRFAAKNQVGLSNWGVNQQQSTQRRSAPEEPKPLHSPVQNDKEEPVVVSPYSDHFELRWGVPADNGEPIDHYQIKYCPGVKMAGTWHELENECNSVEVRETTSYQMTELSGNTYYRIELKAHNTIGYSSPAAIIMKTTRDKPYPYSNAAALNVASSIALLAALLVVGGC from the exons agtTAAGccaggcacagcagcaaccatcACTGGAGATATATCCGATGCAATCGGTGCAACGCAAGCCCGTGGGCAAACCCTTGATACTCACCTGTCGTCCCACTGTACCCGACCAGGCACTCGTTACGGATCTGCAATGGAAGGATAATACCAACAACACTATCTTGCCCAAGCC CAGCAATTATTACCCACTGTATGATTCCAAGGGGAATCGAAAAAATGT CACGGGACGCAACCAGCCACCGATGTATACGGAAACATTGCCCGGCGAAAGTTTGGCTCTGATGATATCGTCCTTGTCGAGTGAAATGGGCGGCCAATATTATTGCACTGCCTCATATGCAAATACTGAATTGCTACAGACGAGCGTCACAATTAAAACTTATG ttgcTATAACATGGACAAATGCGCCCGAGAATCAATTCCCCATACTGGGCGATGACTACGTGGTGAAGTGCGAGGTGAAAGCGGATCCCAATCCGACCATCGATTGGCTGCGCAATGGCGATCCG ATACGCACTGATGCCAAGCATGTGGTGCAGACCCATGGATTGCTCATACGCAACGTATCCGAGGAGGACGACGGCATCTACACTTGTCGTGCGGCGGTCATTGAAACGGGCGAACTGCTGGAGCGCACCATACGCGTTGAGGTCTACATACGTCCGGTGATAACGATGCTGCCCAGCACTTTGGAGGCCGTGGAGGGCAAACCGTTTGCCGCCAACTGCACAGCCATAGGCAAGCCGGTGCCAGAGATTAGCTGGATTAAGGACTCGGCGCAGCTGAATGTGGCCAATGCGGATCGCTTTAAGGTGAATGCCCTGACTGGCCTGCTGACTGTCAGCAATGTGGTGCAGGAGGATTACGACACTTACACCTGCATTGCCAAGAATGCCGCCGGCGTTGTGGACCAGCGCACCAAGCTCAATGTGCTGGTGCGTCCGACTGTCTACGAGCTGTACAACATCACCGGAGTGACTGGCAAGGAGGTGTCGATTGCTTGCCGCGCTCGTGGACGTCCCGCTCCGGCCATAAGCTTCCGCCGCTGGGGCACCGAGCAGCAGTACACGCCAGGCGTCCAGCTGGACGATGAGCGCATCACACTCACTCAATACTTCAATGAGGAACGTGGCGAGAGCAGCGGCACCTTGCGCATTGCGCGCTCCCAGCGCACCGACGATGGCCTGTACCAATGCATTGCCACCAACAAGGGCGACACTGCCTTCAAGACTGGACACATCGCTGTGGAATTCCCGCCCGATTTCAGCCACATGAAGGAGCTGCCGCCTGTTTTCAGCTGGGATCAGCGCAAGGCCAATCTCAGCTGCTTGGCCATGGGCATACCCAATGCCACCATCGAATGGCGCTGGAATGGACGCATCATCAAGGACTTGTATGATACCAATCTCAAGATCGAGGGCACCGGTCCACGCAGCGATCTCATTGTGCATCCCGTGACGCGTCAATATTTCTCCGCCTACAAGTGCATCGCTACCAATATCCATGGCTCGGCCGAGCATGACATGCAGCTAAAGGAGGCACGCATACCCGAGTCTGTGTCCGCCGCTGTGCCGCGCCAGGTTACGGCCACCACCATTGTGTTCGATATACGCGGCCCACCCACCGAGCTGGGACTGCCCATTTTGGCCTATAGCGTGCAGTTCAAGGAGGAACTCAATCCGGACTGGTCCACCGCCCTGAATCGCACCTGGTCCCCCGACTCCCCGTACATTGTTGAGGGCCTGCGTCCCCAGACTCGCTACAGCTTCCGTTTCGCCGCCAAGAACCAGGTCGGACTAAGCAACTGGGGCGTCAACCAGCAGCAGTCCACCCAGCGTCGTTCCGCCCCCGAGGAGCCCAAGCCGCTGCACAGCCCCGTCCAGAACGACAAGGAGGAGCCCGTCGTCGTCTCTCCCTACTCGGATCACTTTGAGCTGCGCTGGGGCGTGCCTGCCGACAATGGCGAGCCCATCGATCACTATCAGATCAAATACTGTCCA GGCGTTAAAATGGCCGGCACTTGGCACGAACTGGAGAACGAATGCAACTCTGTTGAAGTGAGGGAGACAACTTCCTACCAGATGACCGAGCTGAGCGGCAACACTTATTATCGCATCGAATTGAAGGCACATAACACGATTGGGTATTCATCGCCAGCGGCGATTATAATGAAGACGACACGAG atAAGCCCTATCCGTATTCgaatgcagcagctttgaaTGTAGCGTCATCGATTGCACTGCTTGCTGCACTGCTTGTCGTCGGCGGCTGTTAA